The following coding sequences lie in one Arachis ipaensis cultivar K30076 chromosome B03, Araip1.1, whole genome shotgun sequence genomic window:
- the LOC110270439 gene encoding uncharacterized protein LOC110270439: protein MGGVEMESRKAEEWASQLQCWSLQLINCFAFKPEFLPTICKTEFLIKLPGIWGGLVNENSPACIGLLRTICHQKFGRGPIASCPSIIEALCNIAWSSDDWQYMAIDCLLWLLQDPNTCHKVIDKVVPALVDLAEITTLGNHKKFGDSIVGVLQNCIQSQGSGRSSISGRTSKQIEDLLNSK from the exons ATGGGTGGTGTTGAAATGGAGTCTAGGAAGGCTGAGGAATGGGCTAGTCAGTTGCAATGTTGGTCCCTTCAGCTGATTAACTGCTTTGCTTTCAAACCTGAATTCCTTCCTACAATATGCAAAACCGAATTTCTGATCAAACTACCTGGCATATGGGGTGGACTTGTTAATGAAAATTCACCAGCTTGTATTGGTTTATTAAGAACAATTTGTCATCAAAAGTTTGGTAGGGGACCTATTGCCAGTTGCCCCAGTATTATTGAAGCTTTATGTAATATTGCCTGGTCTTCAGATGATTGGCAGTATATGGCAATTGATTGTCTTCTATGGCTTCTTCAAGATCCCAATACATGTCACAAG GTGATTGATAAAGTGGTTCCTGCATTAGTTGACCTTGCCGAAATTACAACTCTTGGCAACCACAAAAAGTTTGGTGATTCCATTGTTGGTGTTCTTCAGAACTGCATCCAGTCGCAGGGGTCAGGAAGAAGCTCAATTAGTGGTCGCACTAGTAAACAAATTGAGGACCTATTAAATTCAAAGTAA
- the LOC107631657 gene encoding cell wall protein DAN4, which translates to MAQLMHLDCKKVLIFSILLFFFVSVCFSACSQHQVQTKEGLSSRIGSRRLLEEQDDDWEEKPLKKKSTTQSQSKKNQTKLTKPTTTSSKNVKSDNISSTTKNQTKTIKSNPLSTKNDQTKTLKSSSNISAKNQTKTKTIKSENLSSKSSSSSKTASTDTTGIKKLNSTSSTSNKSNKQLNSPTIPSSTSKFKKLNSTSTSKPTSPSTSNKKPLDLAKATNKTTKSTGTKDKNKQTKTTTSQASDSDQTKPIIKKPQKASPPTKKPTKQPPPTTYWMDEDDDDFVSEFRDLPNKFHQTLLPDLERISTTSKLYLTKANSEITKGFKPYVGKKYASTVATALSCAFVLIPLILVSLLCTQIKAYFSLQKIIIFIQVYLSIYFTILCVSSLVTGLEPLKFLYSTSQSTYLCLQVLQTLGYVFYLLMLLMYLVLVFSTECGLGSKFLGLAQTLVGIAIGLHYYVTVFHRVVLRQPPKTNWKVHGIYATCFLLICVLSRADRRKKVYVEDGGGEGKQN; encoded by the coding sequence ATGGCTCAACTCATGCACTTGGACTGCAAAAAGGTACTCATATTCTCAattcttttgttcttctttgttTCTGTATGCTTCAGTGCCTGCTCACAACATCAAGTTCAGACCAAAGAAGGGTTATCTAGTAGAATTGGCAGTAGAAGATTGTTGGAGGAGCAAGATGATGATTGGGAAGAGAAGCCCTTGAAAAAGAAAAGCACTACccaatcccaatccaaaaagaaCCAGACCAAGCTAACTAAGCCAACCACTACTTCTTCCAAGAATGTCAAATCTGATAACATTTCTTCCACCACCAAGAACCAAACCAAAACCATCAAATCTAATCCCCTTTCCACCAAGAACGACCAAACAAAAACACTCAAATCTAGTAGTAACATTTCTGCCAAGAaccaaaccaaaaccaaaactATCAAATCCGAAAACCTTTCCTCCAAGAGTTCATCATCTTCTAAAACCGCATCCACCGACACTACTGGCATCAAGAAGCTCAATTCCACAAGCTCCACCTCCAACAAGAGTAACAAGCAGCTCAACTCCCCTACTATTCCCTCCTCCACTTCCAAGTTCAAGAAGCTCAATTCCACATCAACATCAAAACCTACTTCACCTTCCACTTCAAACAAGAAACCATTGGATCTTGCGAAAGCAACTAACAAAACTACAAAGTCCACCGGCACCAAGGATAAGAACAAGCAAACAAAAACAACCACCAGCCAGGCATCAGATTCAGATCAAACAAAGCCAATAATCAAGAAACCGCAGAAGGCTTCTCCTCCAACGAAGAAACCGACGAAACAACCACCACCGACAACATATTGGATGGACGAAGACGACGACGACTTCGTCTCAGAGTTCAGAGATCTGCCAAACAAGTTCCACCAGACGCTTCTCCCAGACCTCGAAAGAATCTCCACAACTTCAAAGCTTTACCTCACCAAAGCCAACAGCGAGATCACAAAAGGCTTCAAACCCTACGTCGGCAAAAAATATGCATCCACCGTAGCCACCGCACTCTCGTGCGCTTTCGTATTGATCCCATTGATCTTAGTCTCTCTCCTCTGCACACAAATCAAAGCATATTTCTCACTCCAGAAAATCATCATCTTCATCCAAGTTTATCTCTCTATCTACTTCACCATCCTCTGCGTATCGTCGTTAGTTACTGGGCTCGAACCGTTAAAGTTTTTATACTCTACTTCGCAGTCCACGTACCTGTGCCTGCAGGTTCTGCAAACTCTCGGTTACGTTTTCTATCTCTTGATGCTCTTGATGTATCTTGTTCTTGTCTTCTCCACGGAGTGTGGGTTGGGTTCTAAGTTTTTGGGCCTGGCCCAAACGTTAGTGGGCATAGCTATTGGGCTTCATTACTACGTCACGGTGTTTCATAGGGTGGTGTTGAGGCAACCTCCGAAGACAAATTGGAAGGTTCACGGGATTTATGCCACGTGTTTTCTCCTCATTTGCGTGCTTTCTAGGGCTGATAGAAGGAAAAAGGTTTACGTTGAAGATGGTGGAGGAGAAGGCAAGCAGAATTGA
- the LOC107631656 gene encoding uncharacterized protein LOC107631656, protein MKMKWERATVTLVMINMVNIMDNADSSLLPAVYKEVGKTFQEDPAALSTLTFYRSFVQCLCYPFAAYLAKRHNRAHLIALGAFLWAATTFLLAISTTISQVAISRALNGIGLAIFVPASKSLVADCTNDSNRGMAFGWLSLTGNIGSILGGPFAVILASTSFVGIPGWRIAFHLVALISVIAGVFVHLFANDPHYPKTPHNNNPVSFLSGMKDMLKEVKSVMKIPSFRVIVAQGVSGSISWSALFSFAILWLELIGFSHKTAALLWTMFIIAISVAALFGGKMGDILSQHFPNRGRIITAQISVGSAAPLAAILLLVLPYDPSTPFLHALALFIMGFFMSWNGPATNNPILAEIIPEKSRSTIYAVDKFFESILASIAPPIVDIMAQHIFGYKPIRKGDSSSIKADRGNAAALAKALYTAIGIPMIIGCCIYS, encoded by the exons ATGAAGATGAAATGGGAGAGAGCAACGGTGACACTGGTGATGATTAACATGGTTAACATAATGGATAACGCAGACTCGTCTCTGCTTCCAGCGGTGTACAAAGAAGTTGGTAAAACTTTTCAAGAAGATCCCGCTGCTCTCAGCACACTCACTTTCTACCGATCATTTGTTCAATGTCTTTGTTACCCATTCGCCGCTTACCTCGCCAAGCGCCACAACCGTGCTCATCTCATCGCTCTTGGTGCTTTTCTTTGGGCTGCCACCACCTTCCTCCTCGCCATCTCCACCACAATTTCACAG GTGGCAATTTCAAGAGCTTTGAATGGGATAGGACTTGCCATTTTTGTTCCGGCAAGTAAATCTCTGGTTGCTGACTGCACAAACGACAGTAACCGTGGCATGGCTTTTGGGTGGCTTTCATTAACCGGAAACATTGGAAGCATTCTTGGCGGACCCTTCGCTGTAATTCTAGCCTCAACTTCATTTGTTGGCATACCAGGTTGGAGAATAGCTTTCCACCTTGTTGCCCTTATCAGTGTCATAGCAGGTGTATTCGTACACCTCTTTGCTAATGATCCACACTATCCAAAAACTCCACATAACAATAACCCCGTGTCCTTTCTTTCCGGAATGAAAGATATGCTGAAAGAAGTAAAATCAGTTATGAAAATCCCATCTTTTCGGGTAATTGTGGCACAGGGTGTATCTGGGTCAATTTCATGGTCAGCATTGTTCTCATTTGCCATACTTTGGTTAGAACTCATTGGATTTTCACACAAGACAGCAGCGTTGCTTTggaccatgttcatcattgctaTTTCAGTAGCAGCTCTGTTTGGGGGTAAAATGGGGGATATTCTATCCCAACACTTTCCAAACCGTGGCAGAATAATAACGGCACAGATAAGCGTTGGTTCAGCTGCTCCTCTTGCAGCAATTTTGCTGTTGGTATTGCCTTATGATCCATCCACTCCCTTCTTGCACGCCCTTGCTCTCTTCATCATGGGTTTCTTCATGAGCTGGAATGGTCCAGCAACAAACAA TCCAATACTTGCAGAGATAATCCCAGAGAAGTCTCGTTCAACTATATATGCGGTGGATAAGTTTTTTGAGTCTATATTGGCGTCAATTGCTCCTCCTATTGTTGACATTATGGCTCAGCATATTTTTGGATATAAACCAATCAGAAAAGGAGATTCGTCCTCCATTAAAGCGGATAGGGGAAATGCTGCAGCATTGGCAAAAGCACTTTATACTGCAATCGGAATTCCCATGATAATCGGCTGTTGCATCTATTCA
- the LOC107633891 gene encoding uncharacterized protein LOC107633891 isoform X1 — protein sequence MRSERMTLVLVNLAGIMEKADETLLPGVYKEVGAALRADPTSLGXXXXXXXXXXXXXXXXXXXXXXXXXXXIALGAFLWAAATFLVAISSTFLQVAISRGLNGIGLAIVGPAIQSLVADSTDDCNRGMAFGWLALTGNIGSIIGGLFSVLIASTSVAGIPGWRIAFHLVAFISVIVGILVRLFANDPHFPNIKSTAHQTPENKSMPFCSQMKELLKEAKSVMRIPSFQIIVAQGISGSFPWSALSFATLWLELIGFSHVTTGLIWTLFILATSFGALFGGKMGDILSQRLPNSGRIMMSQISSGSAVPLAAILLLGLPHDPSSAFIHGLAFFIMGLSISWNGSATNNPIFAEIVPEKSRTAIYALDRSFESVLASFAPPIVGLLAQHVYGYKPTPKGSSDSVEIETDRENGASLAKALYTAIGIPMIICCSIYSFLYSTYPRDRERARMIALVDSEMQQLEGEEIVVGVHDNDEKAFLPR from the exons atgagatCGGAGAGAATGACTTTGGTTCTGGTGAACCTTGCAGGTATAATGGAGAAAGCAGATGAGACTCTACTACCAGGTGTATACAAAGAAGTCGGTGCTGCTCTCCGTGCTGACCCAACCTCCTTGGGNNNNNNNNNNNNNNNNNNNNNNNNNNNNNNNNNNNNNNNNNNNNNNNNNNNNNNNNNNNNNNNNNNNNNNNNNNNNNNNNTCATTGCTCTCGGTGCATTTCTTTGGGCTGCCGCTACGTTCCTCGTTGCCATCTCTTCTACTTTCTTACAG GTGGCGATTTCAAGAGGTTTAAATGGGATAGGACTTGCCATTGTTGGCCCAGCAATTCAATCCCTGGTGGCTGATTCCACCGATGACTGCAACCGCGGCATGGCTTTTGGGTGGCTGGCATTAACCGGAAACATCGGAAGCATCATCGGTGGTCTCTTCTCTGTTCTTATAGCCTCAACATCAGTCGCAGGCATACCCGGTTGGAGAATAGCTTTTCACCTTGTTGCTTTCATCAGTGTCATAGTAGGTATATTGGTGCGCCTTTTTGCCAATGATCCACACTTTCCAAACATCAAAAGTACCGCACATCAAACTCCAGAGAATAAGTCCATGCCCTTCTGTTCTCAGATGAAGGAACTTCTGAAAGAAGCAAAATCGGTTATGAGAATTCCGTCATTTCAGATAATTGTGGCTCAGGGGATCTCTGGTTCATTCCCCTGGTCAGCATTGTCATTTGCCACACTTTGGTTAGAGCTCATAGGGTTCTCACACGTGACAACCGGATTGATTTGGACTCTGTTCATACTTGCTACTTCGTTTGGAGCTCTGTTTGGAGGGAAAATGGGGGATATTCTGTCCCAACGCTTACCAAACAGTGGAAGAATAATGATGTCACAGATAAGCTCTGGTTCAGCTGTTCCTCTTGCTGCAATATTGCTGTTGGGTTTGCCTCATGATCCATCATCAGCTTTCATCCATGGTCTTGCTTTCTTCATCATGGGATTGTCCATTTCCTGGAATGGTTCTGCAACTAACAA TCCAATATTTGCAGAAATAGTCCCTGAGAAGTCCCGGACAGCTATATATGCATTGGATCGATCTTTTGAGTCCGTATTGGCGTCATTTGCTCCTCCCATTGTTGGATTATTGGCGCAGCATGTTTATGGTTATAAACCAACCCCGAAAGGGTCGTCAGACTCGGTTGAGATTGAAACTGACAGAGAAAATGGTGCATCACTGGCAAAGGCACTCTATACGGCAATCGGAATTCCCATGATAATCTGCTGTTCCATCTACTCATTCCTTTATTCAACTTACCCAAGGGACAGGGAGCGAGCAAGAATGATTGCATTGGTAGACTCAGAAATGCAGCAGTTAGAGGGGGAAGAGATAGTAGTAGGTGTACATGATAATGATGAAAAGGCTTTTCTACCTCGCTAG
- the LOC107633891 gene encoding uncharacterized protein LOC107633891 isoform X2, giving the protein MRSERMTLVLVNLAGIMEKADETLLPGVYKEVGAALRADPTSLGXXXXXXXXXXXXXXXXXXXXXXXXXXXIALGAFLWAAATFLVAISSTFLQVAISRGLNGIGLAIVGPAIQSLVADSTDDCNRGMAFGWLALTGNIGSIIGGLFSVLIASTSVAGIPGWRIAFHLVAFISVIVGILVRLFANDPHFPNIKSTAHQTPENKSMPFCSQMKELLKEAKSVMRIPSFQIIVAQGISGSFPWSALSFATLWLELIGFSHVTTGLIWTLFILATSFGALFGGKMGDILSQRLPNSGRIMMSQISSGSAVPLAAILLLGLPHDPSSAFIHGLAFFIMGLSISWNGSATNKNSP; this is encoded by the exons atgagatCGGAGAGAATGACTTTGGTTCTGGTGAACCTTGCAGGTATAATGGAGAAAGCAGATGAGACTCTACTACCAGGTGTATACAAAGAAGTCGGTGCTGCTCTCCGTGCTGACCCAACCTCCTTGGGNNNNNNNNNNNNNNNNNNNNNNNNNNNNNNNNNNNNNNNNNNNNNNNNNNNNNNNNNNNNNNNNNNNNNNNNNNNNNNNNTCATTGCTCTCGGTGCATTTCTTTGGGCTGCCGCTACGTTCCTCGTTGCCATCTCTTCTACTTTCTTACAG GTGGCGATTTCAAGAGGTTTAAATGGGATAGGACTTGCCATTGTTGGCCCAGCAATTCAATCCCTGGTGGCTGATTCCACCGATGACTGCAACCGCGGCATGGCTTTTGGGTGGCTGGCATTAACCGGAAACATCGGAAGCATCATCGGTGGTCTCTTCTCTGTTCTTATAGCCTCAACATCAGTCGCAGGCATACCCGGTTGGAGAATAGCTTTTCACCTTGTTGCTTTCATCAGTGTCATAGTAGGTATATTGGTGCGCCTTTTTGCCAATGATCCACACTTTCCAAACATCAAAAGTACCGCACATCAAACTCCAGAGAATAAGTCCATGCCCTTCTGTTCTCAGATGAAGGAACTTCTGAAAGAAGCAAAATCGGTTATGAGAATTCCGTCATTTCAGATAATTGTGGCTCAGGGGATCTCTGGTTCATTCCCCTGGTCAGCATTGTCATTTGCCACACTTTGGTTAGAGCTCATAGGGTTCTCACACGTGACAACCGGATTGATTTGGACTCTGTTCATACTTGCTACTTCGTTTGGAGCTCTGTTTGGAGGGAAAATGGGGGATATTCTGTCCCAACGCTTACCAAACAGTGGAAGAATAATGATGTCACAGATAAGCTCTGGTTCAGCTGTTCCTCTTGCTGCAATATTGCTGTTGGGTTTGCCTCATGATCCATCATCAGCTTTCATCCATGGTCTTGCTTTCTTCATCATGGGATTGTCCATTTCCTGGAATGGTTCTGCAACTAACAA AAATAGTCCCTGA
- the LOC107634740 gene encoding LMBR1 domain-containing protein 2 homolog A-like isoform X1, with the protein MWVFYLISLPMTLGMAILTLLYFSGPDVPKYVFFTVAYTWFCSLSIIILVPADIWTTLRGDHNVAISVLWSLTYWSTFLLTWTVIPTIQGFEDAGDFTVKTRLKTSIHANLVFYLSLGSVALIGLILLITFHHDWSGNIMGFAMACSNTFGLVTGAFLLGFGLCEIPRGIWLNADWNIQQKVLSHKVAKMAVKLDDAHQDFSNAIVLAQATSKQMPKRDPLRPYMNIIDKMLAQMLKEDPSFKPQGGRLGCNMGYDTDEKTMAELRRHLRRAREQYYRYQSEYTKFVLEALELEDTIKNYESRDSTGWKYISCLRPERTGRVGAFLETTEFLWRCILRKQLQRLAAVILGCMSFSILLAEATILNGVDLSLISILIHAAGKDEILVQLAASIPLMYMCVCTYYSLFKMGMLMFYSITPRQTSSVSLLMICSMVARYAAPISYNFLNLIDIGRNRKTIFEKRMGNIDDAVPFFGKGFNKIYPLIMVIYTFLIACNFFNWLISYFENLIIFKFIKDDAEDMDGFDPSGILILHKERSHLQQGHKVGELVFPLARSFSTSNPDLESAGNTVALDETPSGVDTAKTAEDKNNEGAEGDRSRRFRGRKYGALRTHSIEQLPGGKDLREDNNDSDKTSSGQSSSLSSKWDSMMSQFRSLRSNMDSNRFNPLAVQGTTLSSHSSFESFDEILKHPHSES; encoded by the exons ATGTGGGTGTTCTATTTAATATCATTGCCTATGACATTAGGCATGGCGATTTTAACATTGTTATATTTTTCTGGACCTGATGTGCCAAAATATGTGTTCTTCACCGTTGCATACACCTGGTTCTGCTCTCTCTCCATCATCATCCTCGTCCCCGCCGATATATGGACG ACATTAAGAGGTGATCATAATGTTGCAATTTCCGTTCTTTGGAGTTTGACATATTGGAGTACCTTCTTACTTACATG GACTGTGATTCCCACTATTCAGGGTTTTGAAGATGCTGGAGATTTCACAGTTAAAACAAGATTGAAGACCAGCATACATGCAAACCTAGTCTTCTATCTCTCTCTTGGTTCTGTAGCACTCATTGGTCTCATATTGCTCATAACTTTCCACCATGATTG GAGTGGTAACATAATGGGGTTTGCCATGGCTTGCTCAAATACATTTGGACTCGTTACCGGCGCGTTTCTACTTGGATTTGGTTTGTGTGAAATTCCCAGGGGAATTTGGTTGAATGCAGATTGGAACATTCAGCAGAAAGTCCTTTCCCACAAAGTTGCAAAAATGGCTGTCAAGTTAGATGATGCTCACCAAGATTTTTCAAATGCCATTGTT CTTGCACAGGCAACATCAAAGCAAATGCCGAAACGTGATCCTTTGAGACCATACATGAATATAATTGACAAAATGTTGGCACAGATG ttGAAGGAAGACCCTTCCTTCAAACCACAGGGTGGAAGACTAGGATGTAACATGGGTTATGACACAGACGAGAAAACCATGGCAGAATTAAGACGCCATCTAAGAAGAGCTCGAGAGCAGTATTACCGATATCAAAG tGAATATACGAAGTTTGTGTTAGAAGCCCTTGAACTGGAGGATACCATAAAGAACTACGAGAGCCGTGATTCCACAGGATG GAAATATATTTCATGCTTGAGGCCTGAACGCACTGGCAGAGTTGGTGCTTTTTTGGAAACAACTG AATTTCTATGGCGGTGTATATTAAGGAAGCAACTTCAAAGATTAGCCGCTGTTATATTGGGATGCATGTCATTTTCAATTCTTTTAGCAGAGGCTACCATACTAAATGGTGTTGATTTATCCCTTATCTCTATCCTAATACACGCTGCAGGAAAAGATGAGATTCTTGTGCAG TTAGCTGCATCCATACCCTTGATGTATATGTGTGTTTGTACATATTATTCCTTGTTTAAGATGGGAATGTTGATGTTTTACTCAATCACACCAAGACAAACAAGCTCGGTCAGCTTGCTTATGATATGCTC GATGGTTGCAAGATATGCAGCACCAATTTCTTACAACTTTCTTAACCTTATTGATATCGGCCGCAATAgaaaaaccatttttgaaaag AGGATGGGAAACATTGATGATGCTGTTCCGTTTTTCGGGAAAGGATTTAACAAAATCTACCCCCTCATCATGGTTATATACACTTTTTTAATAGCCTGCAATTTTTTTAACTGGCTCATCAGTTATTTTGAGAATTTGATAATATTCAAGTTTATTAAAGATGATGCAGAAGATATGGATGGATTTGACCCATCTGGAATACTAATCTTGCATAAAG AGCGTTCTCATCTCCAACAAGGCCACAAAGTCGGCGAGCTTGTTTTCCCTTTAGCAAGGAGTTTCAGCACGAGTAACCCGGATCTAGAATCAGCAGGCAATACTGTG GCTCTGGATGAGACTCCAAGTGGAGTTGACACTGCCAAAACAGCAGAAGACAAAAATAATGAAGGCGCCGAAGGTGACAGGAGCAGGAGATTCCGCGGCAGAAAGTATGGAGCGCTAAGAACACATTCTATCGAACAGTTGCCGGGCGGTAAAGATTTGAGAGAGGATAATAATGATTCTGATAAAACTAGTTCAGGGCAATCATCTTCATTATCCTCAAAATGGGATTCAATGATGTCCCAGTTTAGAAGTTTAAGATCAAACATGGATTCCAATAGGTTCAATCCTCTTGCTGTTCAAGGAACCACTCTAAGCTCACACTCTTCATTTGAATCCTTTGATGAAATATTGAAACATCCACACTCAGAATCATAG
- the LOC107634740 gene encoding LMBR1 domain-containing protein 2 homolog A-like isoform X2, whose amino-acid sequence MGFEDAGDFTVKTRLKTSIHANLVFYLSLGSVALIGLILLITFHHDWSGNIMGFAMACSNTFGLVTGAFLLGFGLCEIPRGIWLNADWNIQQKVLSHKVAKMAVKLDDAHQDFSNAIVLAQATSKQMPKRDPLRPYMNIIDKMLAQMLKEDPSFKPQGGRLGCNMGYDTDEKTMAELRRHLRRAREQYYRYQSEYTKFVLEALELEDTIKNYESRDSTGWKYISCLRPERTGRVGAFLETTEFLWRCILRKQLQRLAAVILGCMSFSILLAEATILNGVDLSLISILIHAAGKDEILVQLAASIPLMYMCVCTYYSLFKMGMLMFYSITPRQTSSVSLLMICSMVARYAAPISYNFLNLIDIGRNRKTIFEKRMGNIDDAVPFFGKGFNKIYPLIMVIYTFLIACNFFNWLISYFENLIIFKFIKDDAEDMDGFDPSGILILHKERSHLQQGHKVGELVFPLARSFSTSNPDLESAGNTVALDETPSGVDTAKTAEDKNNEGAEGDRSRRFRGRKYGALRTHSIEQLPGGKDLREDNNDSDKTSSGQSSSLSSKWDSMMSQFRSLRSNMDSNRFNPLAVQGTTLSSHSSFESFDEILKHPHSES is encoded by the exons ATG GGTTTTGAAGATGCTGGAGATTTCACAGTTAAAACAAGATTGAAGACCAGCATACATGCAAACCTAGTCTTCTATCTCTCTCTTGGTTCTGTAGCACTCATTGGTCTCATATTGCTCATAACTTTCCACCATGATTG GAGTGGTAACATAATGGGGTTTGCCATGGCTTGCTCAAATACATTTGGACTCGTTACCGGCGCGTTTCTACTTGGATTTGGTTTGTGTGAAATTCCCAGGGGAATTTGGTTGAATGCAGATTGGAACATTCAGCAGAAAGTCCTTTCCCACAAAGTTGCAAAAATGGCTGTCAAGTTAGATGATGCTCACCAAGATTTTTCAAATGCCATTGTT CTTGCACAGGCAACATCAAAGCAAATGCCGAAACGTGATCCTTTGAGACCATACATGAATATAATTGACAAAATGTTGGCACAGATG ttGAAGGAAGACCCTTCCTTCAAACCACAGGGTGGAAGACTAGGATGTAACATGGGTTATGACACAGACGAGAAAACCATGGCAGAATTAAGACGCCATCTAAGAAGAGCTCGAGAGCAGTATTACCGATATCAAAG tGAATATACGAAGTTTGTGTTAGAAGCCCTTGAACTGGAGGATACCATAAAGAACTACGAGAGCCGTGATTCCACAGGATG GAAATATATTTCATGCTTGAGGCCTGAACGCACTGGCAGAGTTGGTGCTTTTTTGGAAACAACTG AATTTCTATGGCGGTGTATATTAAGGAAGCAACTTCAAAGATTAGCCGCTGTTATATTGGGATGCATGTCATTTTCAATTCTTTTAGCAGAGGCTACCATACTAAATGGTGTTGATTTATCCCTTATCTCTATCCTAATACACGCTGCAGGAAAAGATGAGATTCTTGTGCAG TTAGCTGCATCCATACCCTTGATGTATATGTGTGTTTGTACATATTATTCCTTGTTTAAGATGGGAATGTTGATGTTTTACTCAATCACACCAAGACAAACAAGCTCGGTCAGCTTGCTTATGATATGCTC GATGGTTGCAAGATATGCAGCACCAATTTCTTACAACTTTCTTAACCTTATTGATATCGGCCGCAATAgaaaaaccatttttgaaaag AGGATGGGAAACATTGATGATGCTGTTCCGTTTTTCGGGAAAGGATTTAACAAAATCTACCCCCTCATCATGGTTATATACACTTTTTTAATAGCCTGCAATTTTTTTAACTGGCTCATCAGTTATTTTGAGAATTTGATAATATTCAAGTTTATTAAAGATGATGCAGAAGATATGGATGGATTTGACCCATCTGGAATACTAATCTTGCATAAAG AGCGTTCTCATCTCCAACAAGGCCACAAAGTCGGCGAGCTTGTTTTCCCTTTAGCAAGGAGTTTCAGCACGAGTAACCCGGATCTAGAATCAGCAGGCAATACTGTG GCTCTGGATGAGACTCCAAGTGGAGTTGACACTGCCAAAACAGCAGAAGACAAAAATAATGAAGGCGCCGAAGGTGACAGGAGCAGGAGATTCCGCGGCAGAAAGTATGGAGCGCTAAGAACACATTCTATCGAACAGTTGCCGGGCGGTAAAGATTTGAGAGAGGATAATAATGATTCTGATAAAACTAGTTCAGGGCAATCATCTTCATTATCCTCAAAATGGGATTCAATGATGTCCCAGTTTAGAAGTTTAAGATCAAACATGGATTCCAATAGGTTCAATCCTCTTGCTGTTCAAGGAACCACTCTAAGCTCACACTCTTCATTTGAATCCTTTGATGAAATATTGAAACATCCACACTCAGAATCATAG